The proteins below come from a single Ruegeria sp. THAF33 genomic window:
- a CDS encoding SLC13 family permease, producing MTTDQIILFALFITVFGMLLWGRFRYDLVAFAALMIGVVLGVVPVDGAFAGFGHPATIIVALVLVVSAGLVRSGAVFLITRTLVDASRGLGAHIALMGGIGAVLSAFMNNVAALALLMPVDIQTARKAGRSVGLSLMPLSFATILGGMATLIGTPPNIIIASIRAETLGEPFHMFDFAPVGGLAAIAGLAFVALVGWRLIPDRGPQAETSETLAEYIAELTVPPESAHIGKRVSELFELAEKSDVAIIGLIRDGKRRYGRSAHAVLQEGDALVLEARPEALDEFRAALNLDFSDTRRQELLTAEGDGLEVIEVVVPESARITGRTAQGLGLAWRQSTVLMGISRQGRRITEQVRKTEVEPGDILLLLCPRDRAADVTEWLGCLPLAGRGLNVTANDKAWLAIGLFAAAVLAASVGLIYLPIALGLVVIAYVLTKIMPITDIYNHIEWPVVVLLGSMIPLGSALETSGGTELIANALIQLTDGLPAWAILTVLMVVTMTLSDVLNNTATAIVAAPVGIQMARTLEVSPDPFLMTVAVAASAAFLTPIGHKNNTLVLGPGGYRFGDYWRMGLPLEVLIIAVSVPAILVFWPL from the coding sequence ATGACGACAGACCAGATCATTCTTTTTGCGCTTTTCATCACCGTCTTCGGAATGCTGCTGTGGGGCCGGTTTCGATACGACCTTGTGGCCTTTGCCGCGCTGATGATCGGCGTCGTGCTGGGCGTCGTGCCCGTGGATGGCGCCTTTGCCGGGTTCGGCCATCCCGCAACCATCATCGTGGCGCTGGTTTTGGTGGTTTCTGCCGGTTTGGTCCGATCAGGCGCAGTGTTCCTGATCACCCGCACGCTGGTTGATGCCTCGCGGGGCTTGGGTGCGCATATCGCCCTTATGGGTGGGATCGGCGCGGTTCTGTCGGCCTTCATGAACAACGTGGCGGCGCTGGCGCTGCTGATGCCCGTGGACATCCAGACCGCACGCAAGGCCGGACGATCGGTGGGCCTGTCGCTGATGCCGCTGAGCTTTGCCACCATTCTCGGCGGGATGGCGACGCTGATCGGGACCCCCCCGAACATCATCATAGCGTCGATCCGGGCCGAAACACTGGGCGAGCCGTTTCACATGTTCGATTTTGCCCCGGTCGGTGGGCTGGCCGCGATCGCCGGTCTTGCCTTTGTCGCACTGGTAGGCTGGCGTCTGATCCCCGATCGCGGACCGCAGGCCGAGACATCGGAAACCTTGGCCGAATACATCGCCGAGCTGACCGTTCCCCCAGAATCCGCCCATATCGGCAAACGGGTCAGTGAACTTTTTGAGTTGGCCGAGAAATCGGATGTGGCCATCATCGGTTTAATCCGGGATGGCAAGCGTCGCTATGGCCGGTCGGCGCACGCCGTTTTGCAGGAAGGTGACGCGCTGGTTCTGGAAGCCCGACCCGAGGCGCTGGACGAGTTTCGCGCAGCGCTCAATCTCGACTTCTCGGACACGCGCCGGCAGGAATTGCTGACGGCCGAGGGTGACGGGTTGGAAGTGATTGAAGTCGTCGTGCCGGAAAGCGCGCGCATCACAGGCCGCACCGCACAAGGGCTTGGGCTGGCCTGGCGGCAAAGCACCGTTCTGATGGGCATCTCACGCCAGGGGCGCAGGATCACTGAACAGGTCCGCAAGACCGAGGTGGAACCGGGCGATATCCTGCTGCTGCTCTGCCCCCGCGACCGCGCTGCGGATGTCACGGAATGGCTGGGTTGCCTGCCCCTTGCCGGACGCGGGCTGAACGTTACTGCAAATGACAAGGCATGGCTGGCCATCGGTCTGTTTGCCGCCGCTGTTTTGGCCGCAAGTGTTGGGTTGATCTACCTTCCCATTGCTTTGGGGCTGGTCGTGATTGCTTATGTGCTGACCAAGATCATGCCGATCACCGACATTTACAATCACATCGAATGGCCGGTGGTCGTACTGCTGGGGTCTATGATCCCCCTGGGCAGTGCCTTGGAGACCTCGGGCGGCACCGAACTGATCGCAAACGCCCTGATTCAACTGACCGATGGTCTGCCCGCCTGGGCCATTCTGACCGTATTGATGGTTGTCACGATGACTTTGTCGGACGTGTTGAACAACACTGCCACTGCTATTGTCGCCGCGCCTGTCGGGATACAAATGGCACGCACGCTCGAGGTGTCACCCGACCCGTTCCTGATGACCGTGGCCGTTGCGGCTTCGGCTGCGTTCCTTACCCCCATCGGGCACAAGAACAACACGCTGGTTCTAGGGCCCGGCGGCTATCGGTTCGGAGATTACTGGCGCATGGGATTGCCGCTGGAAGTGCTGATCATAGCCGTTTCTGTTCCCGCCATTCTTGTATTCTGGCCGCTGTGA
- a CDS encoding bile acid:sodium symporter family protein, which yields MDLLLNVGLPVSLAIIMLSLGIGLEVADFRRVLSRRRAFAIGAASQIVLLPVAAFVTVTIFALPPEIAVGFMLLSFCPGGVTSNILSKLAKADVALSVSLTAVISLLSMVTVPILAAWSIAHFMGDEAPEVSITGLAVALFLITTLPVGIGVGVRNFATGFANRVEPGLSTLATVLFVLIVAAALAGNWQLFVDNLGIMGAGLISLNIALLFIGLGLARISNLSWNECKTISIETGIQNSTLGITLAALITNTESGFSPLALPSAVYGITMYAVVLPFLVWFRRR from the coding sequence TTGGATTTGCTTTTGAATGTCGGCTTGCCGGTGTCGCTTGCCATTATCATGTTGTCTCTTGGCATCGGGCTGGAGGTGGCAGACTTCCGTCGTGTCCTGAGCCGGCGACGCGCCTTTGCCATCGGGGCGGCAAGCCAGATTGTTCTCTTGCCAGTCGCGGCCTTCGTGACGGTCACAATCTTTGCATTGCCCCCCGAGATCGCGGTTGGTTTCATGCTGCTCAGTTTTTGCCCGGGCGGCGTAACCAGCAACATCCTCTCCAAGCTCGCCAAAGCCGATGTCGCACTTTCGGTCAGCCTGACCGCCGTGATCAGCCTTTTGTCGATGGTGACCGTGCCAATACTGGCCGCGTGGTCGATCGCGCATTTCATGGGCGACGAAGCCCCCGAGGTTTCGATCACCGGGCTGGCTGTTGCATTGTTTCTGATAACAACGCTTCCCGTGGGCATCGGGGTCGGAGTTCGCAACTTTGCAACAGGGTTTGCAAACCGCGTAGAGCCGGGATTGTCGACGCTCGCGACCGTTTTGTTCGTGCTGATCGTTGCCGCGGCACTGGCCGGGAACTGGCAATTGTTCGTCGACAATCTTGGCATCATGGGCGCAGGCTTGATTTCTTTGAATATCGCCCTGCTGTTCATCGGGTTGGGACTGGCGCGGATATCAAACCTGTCCTGGAATGAGTGCAAGACGATCTCGATCGAAACCGGAATTCAAAACTCCACGCTGGGCATTACACTGGCGGCGCTGATCACGAATACCGAAAGCGGGTTCAGCCCGCTGGCCCTGCCCTCGGCGGTTTATGGCATTACGATGTACGCCGTGGTTCTGCCGTTTCTTGTCTGGTTCCGCAGGCGCTGA
- a CDS encoding glutamine amidotransferase: MKPFLILQLRPETDASDAEYASILNRSGLSPEQTHRIRLDCDDLPEGLDVTDYAGVIVGGGPGCVSDDPATKSPLDARIEAAIMGLMPQIIAQDHPFMGCCYGLGILAAYLGGDVSKARYGEPVGSSTCHLTPEGQRDPLTAGLEPTFDAFVGHKEAVQALPKGCVHLVASDPCPFQMIRWAQNVYATQFHPEADARDFEQRINIYKNHGYFPPEDAQKLIDHCHSADVTQPGEILRRFVRRYE, from the coding sequence ATGAAACCGTTTTTGATCCTGCAACTGCGCCCCGAAACAGATGCGTCCGATGCCGAATATGCCTCGATCCTGAACCGGAGCGGGTTGTCTCCTGAACAGACGCATCGCATCCGTTTGGATTGCGACGACCTGCCAGAAGGGTTGGATGTCACGGACTATGCCGGTGTCATCGTAGGCGGCGGACCGGGATGCGTCAGTGACGACCCGGCGACCAAATCCCCGCTGGATGCCCGGATCGAGGCTGCGATCATGGGGTTGATGCCGCAGATCATCGCGCAAGATCACCCGTTCATGGGCTGCTGCTATGGCCTTGGCATTCTGGCGGCGTATCTGGGCGGCGACGTCAGCAAGGCCCGGTATGGCGAACCCGTTGGGTCATCCACGTGCCATTTGACCCCGGAAGGGCAGCGGGATCCGTTGACCGCCGGGTTGGAACCCACCTTCGACGCTTTCGTTGGCCACAAGGAAGCGGTTCAGGCTCTGCCGAAAGGATGCGTTCACCTTGTCGCGTCAGACCCCTGCCCGTTCCAGATGATCCGTTGGGCGCAGAACGTATACGCCACGCAGTTCCACCCCGAAGCAGACGCCAGGGATTTTGAACAGCGCATCAATATCTACAAGAACCACGGCTATTTCCCGCCTGAAGACGCGCAAAAACTAATCGACCACTGCCATTCGGCCGATGTCACGCAGCCGGGCGAGATCCTGCGCCGGTTCGTCCGACGATACGAATGA